A genomic window from Lusitaniella coriacea LEGE 07157 includes:
- a CDS encoding NAD(P)H-quinone oxidoreductase subunit H — MAQIETRTDPMIINMGPHHPSMHGCFRLIVTLDGEDIVDCEPVIGYLHRGMEKIAESRTNTMYVPYVSRWDYYGGMFNEAVTVNAPEQLADIEVPKRASYIRTIMLELTRLTNHLLWFGPSFVSDLGGHAPFFYALREREIILDLFEAATGYRLINNNYFRIGGVAADLPYGWVDKCLDFCDYFIPKIDEYEKLVTDNPIFLRRVEGIGTITRDDAINWGLSGPMLRASGVKWDLRKVDHYECYDDFDWEIAWATEGDCLARYRVRMKEMRESTKIVRQACESLPGGAYENLEAKRLLEGRKSQWNDFDYNYIAKKLSPTFKIPAGEHYVRVEAGRGELGIYLIGNDNVFPWRWKIRPADFNNLQILPFLLKGVKVADLVAILASIDVVMGSVDR, encoded by the coding sequence ATGGCACAGATTGAAACCCGCACCGACCCCATGATTATTAACATGGGTCCACACCATCCTTCCATGCACGGATGTTTCCGCCTTATTGTCACCCTCGATGGCGAAGATATTGTAGACTGCGAACCCGTTATTGGTTATTTGCACCGGGGAATGGAGAAAATAGCCGAAAGCCGCACCAACACGATGTACGTCCCCTACGTCAGTCGTTGGGACTATTACGGGGGAATGTTCAACGAAGCCGTCACCGTCAATGCACCGGAACAACTCGCCGATATTGAAGTTCCCAAACGCGCCAGCTACATCCGCACGATTATGTTGGAACTCACCCGCCTCACGAACCATTTACTCTGGTTTGGCCCCTCTTTTGTCTCGGATTTGGGAGGACACGCACCTTTCTTTTATGCCTTGCGGGAACGGGAAATCATTCTTGACCTCTTTGAAGCAGCAACCGGATATCGTCTAATCAATAACAATTACTTTCGTATTGGCGGCGTTGCGGCAGATTTACCCTACGGTTGGGTTGATAAATGCTTGGATTTCTGCGATTACTTTATACCCAAAATTGACGAGTACGAAAAGTTAGTCACCGACAATCCCATCTTTCTCCGTCGCGTTGAAGGAATTGGCACAATAACCCGCGATGATGCCATTAACTGGGGATTGAGTGGCCCGATGCTACGCGCGTCGGGAGTGAAGTGGGATTTGCGCAAGGTTGACCATTACGAGTGTTACGATGATTTTGACTGGGAGATTGCCTGGGCAACAGAGGGCGATTGTTTGGCGCGGTATCGGGTGCGGATGAAGGAAATGCGCGAATCGACCAAAATCGTTCGCCAAGCCTGTGAAAGTCTACCCGGTGGTGCTTACGAGAATTTAGAAGCCAAACGCTTGCTTGAAGGACGTAAATCCCAGTGGAACGATTTTGACTACAATTACATTGCTAAAAAGCTTTCCCCTACCTTCAAAATTCCTGCGGGGGAACACTACGTCCGCGTGGAAGCGGGACGGGGAGAGTTGGGGATTTATTTAATTGGCAACGATAATGTGTTTCCTTGGCGGTGGAAGATTCGTCCGGCGGATTTTAATAATCTACAAATTCTTCCGTTTTTGCTGAAGGGCGTTAAGGTTGCCGATTTGGTGGCGATTCTTGCGAGTATTGACGTGGTGATGGGTTCGGTTGACAGGTGA